A region of Piscinibacter gummiphilus DNA encodes the following proteins:
- a CDS encoding oxidoreductase produces the protein MDRYPHLMKPLDLGFTTLRNRVLMGSMHVGLEEAPRGFERMAAFYAERARGEVGLIVTGGISPNEQGRPAPGGAMLATEEEANRHRVVTQAVHAEGGKIAMQILHFGRYSYQPSQVAPSALRAPINPHVPHALTTEEVYATIDDFARCAALAQHAGYDGVEVMGSEGYLINEFIAARTNHRDDEWGGAYANRMRFPVEIVRGVRERVGPNFIIVYRLSMLDLVEGGSTLEEVIQLAQAIEAAGATILNTGIGWHEARIPTIATKVPRAAYAWVTQRVMGRVGIPLVATNRINTPEVAEQLLADGVCDMVSMARPLLADAFFVRKARENRADEINTCIGCNQACLDHTFGGKITSCLVNPRACHETEMPVTPAATRKKIAVVGAGPAGLAFSVTAAERGHDVALFDAASEIGGQFNIAKQVPGKEEFHETLRYYRRQLDVHGVQLHLDTRVEADRLLAGGYDEIVLATGVTPRVPDIPGIDHPKAVGYLDVLRDGAEVGANVAVVGAGGIGFDVTEYLMHLGRSASVAPDKFYAEWGIDTTYAQAGGIREPEIESAPRKVHLLQRKSSKVGDGLGKTTGWIHRTSLKARRVAMTSSVTYERIDDAGLHVTVEGQPAVLPVDHVVICAGQEPQRELLGALQAAGREVHLIGGADVAAELDAKRAILQGTRLALSL, from the coding sequence ATGGACCGCTACCCCCACCTGATGAAGCCGCTCGACCTGGGTTTCACCACGCTGCGCAACCGCGTGCTGATGGGGTCGATGCACGTGGGCCTCGAGGAGGCGCCCCGCGGCTTCGAGCGCATGGCGGCGTTCTACGCGGAGCGCGCGCGCGGCGAGGTGGGCCTGATCGTCACGGGCGGCATCTCGCCGAACGAGCAGGGCCGCCCGGCACCGGGTGGCGCCATGCTGGCGACGGAAGAGGAGGCGAACCGCCACCGCGTGGTGACGCAGGCCGTGCACGCCGAGGGCGGCAAGATCGCGATGCAGATCCTGCACTTCGGCCGCTACTCGTACCAGCCGTCGCAGGTGGCCCCGAGCGCGCTGCGCGCGCCGATCAACCCGCACGTGCCGCACGCGCTGACCACCGAGGAGGTGTACGCCACCATCGACGACTTCGCCCGCTGCGCCGCGCTCGCGCAACACGCCGGCTACGACGGCGTGGAGGTCATGGGCTCCGAGGGCTACCTGATCAACGAGTTCATCGCCGCGCGCACGAACCACCGCGACGACGAATGGGGTGGCGCGTACGCGAACCGCATGCGCTTCCCCGTGGAGATCGTGCGCGGCGTGCGGGAGCGTGTGGGCCCGAACTTCATCATCGTGTACCGCCTGTCGATGCTGGACCTCGTCGAGGGCGGCTCCACGCTCGAGGAAGTGATCCAGCTTGCGCAGGCCATCGAGGCGGCCGGCGCCACCATCCTCAACACCGGCATCGGCTGGCACGAGGCCCGCATCCCCACCATCGCGACGAAGGTGCCTCGTGCGGCCTACGCGTGGGTCACGCAACGCGTGATGGGCCGGGTGGGCATCCCGCTGGTGGCCACCAACCGCATCAACACCCCCGAGGTGGCCGAGCAGCTGCTGGCCGACGGCGTGTGCGACATGGTGTCGATGGCGCGCCCGCTGCTCGCGGATGCGTTCTTCGTGCGCAAGGCGCGCGAGAACCGCGCCGACGAGATCAACACCTGCATCGGCTGCAACCAGGCCTGCCTGGACCACACCTTCGGCGGCAAGATCACGTCGTGCCTCGTGAACCCGCGGGCGTGCCACGAGACCGAGATGCCGGTGACGCCGGCCGCGACGCGCAAGAAGATCGCCGTGGTGGGTGCGGGCCCGGCCGGCCTGGCCTTTTCGGTGACGGCCGCGGAGCGTGGCCACGACGTGGCGTTGTTCGATGCCGCCAGCGAGATCGGCGGGCAGTTCAACATCGCGAAGCAGGTGCCGGGCAAGGAGGAATTCCACGAGACGCTGCGCTACTACCGCAGACAGCTCGACGTCCACGGCGTGCAGCTGCACCTCGACACCCGCGTCGAGGCCGACCGGCTGCTCGCCGGTGGCTACGACGAGATCGTGCTCGCGACCGGCGTGACCCCGCGCGTGCCCGACATCCCGGGCATCGACCACCCGAAGGCCGTAGGCTACCTCGACGTGCTGCGCGACGGCGCCGAGGTGGGCGCGAACGTGGCGGTGGTGGGCGCGGGCGGCATCGGCTTCGACGTCACCGAGTACCTGATGCACCTGGGCCGGAGCGCCAGCGTGGCGCCGGACAAGTTCTACGCCGAATGGGGCATCGACACCACCTACGCGCAGGCGGGTGGCATCCGCGAACCCGAGATCGAGTCCGCACCGCGGAAGGTCCACTTGCTGCAGCGCAAGTCATCGAAGGTGGGCGACGGACTCGGCAAGACCACGGGTTGGATCCACCGCACGTCGCTGAAGGCGCGGCGCGTGGCGATGACCTCGTCGGTCACCTACGAACGCATCGACGATGCCGGCCTGCACGTCACCGTCGAGGGCCAGCCGGCGGTGCTGCCGGTGGACCACGTGGTGATCTGCGCGGGCCAGGAGCCCCAGCGCGAACTGCTCGGCGCGCTGCAGGCGGCCGGGCGCGAGGTGCACCTCATCGGCGGCGCCGACGTGGCTGCCGAACTCGATGCCAAACGCGCGATCCTGCAGGGCACTCGCCTCGCGCTGTCGCTGTGA
- a CDS encoding nuclear transport factor 2 family protein, with the protein MTPVPHHVRPAVAKSLETWHHLVASGDMAGLPPLVRPDAVFRSPMAHAAYESAPALVLALSTVIKVFEDFEYHRQLVADDGLNVVLEFSARVGDKKLKGIDLIRFDEEGRIAEFEVMVRPLSALQALGAEMGARLGQQLPAFKAKA; encoded by the coding sequence ATGACCCCCGTCCCTCACCACGTCCGTCCCGCCGTCGCCAAGTCGCTCGAGACCTGGCACCACCTCGTCGCCAGTGGCGACATGGCCGGCCTGCCGCCGCTCGTGCGTCCCGACGCGGTGTTCCGCTCGCCGATGGCGCACGCGGCCTATGAATCGGCGCCCGCGCTGGTGCTGGCACTGTCCACGGTGATCAAGGTGTTCGAGGACTTCGAGTACCACCGCCAGCTGGTGGCCGACGACGGCCTGAACGTGGTGCTCGAGTTCAGCGCGCGCGTGGGCGACAAGAAGCTCAAGGGCATCGACCTGATCCGCTTCGACGAGGAGGGGCGCATCGCCGAGTTCGAGGTGATGGTGCGGCCGCTGAGCGCGCTGCAGGCGCTGGGGGCCGAAATGGGCGCCCGCCTGGGCCAGCAGCTGCCGGCCTTCAAGGCCAAAGCCTAG
- a CDS encoding GntP family permease, protein MGLLGILLGLGLLIWLSYRGWSVLVLAPAAAVIAALFAGEPLLAHWTITFMGSAAGFVAQFFPLFLLGAIFGKLMDDSGAVQSIAAFLTDVLGPKRAILAVVVAGALVTYGGVSLFVAFFVLAPMAQALFRAAGIPGRLMPAAIALGTSTFTMSALPGTPAIQNAIPMPVFGTTGFAAPGLGIVASAIMLGFGLLWLQRAEGRARRAGEGFGQRGADHPAQAADDPVVRERANTAGTFDPAEMAHSEAGSARSGIAVAVLPIAVVVVVNLLMSMVVLPRLDTSYLAEVRFGGITVGSLGGVWSVIVALCAAIVVQVALTFRNVPALRATVGAGANASVLPVLSVASLVGFGAVVAAMPAFISVRDAVLGIGGNPLVSLAVSTNLLAALTGSASGGLTIALDALGSTYLQIADANGIDPALMHRVAVIGAGTLDTLPHNGAVVTLLAVCGCTHRESYFDIVMVAIVGALLALVAVIGLGTVFGSF, encoded by the coding sequence ATGGGCCTCCTCGGCATCCTCCTCGGCCTCGGCCTGCTGATCTGGTTGTCCTACCGCGGCTGGAGCGTGCTGGTGCTCGCGCCGGCCGCCGCCGTCATCGCCGCGCTGTTCGCGGGTGAACCGCTGCTCGCGCACTGGACCATCACGTTCATGGGCTCGGCCGCCGGTTTCGTCGCGCAGTTCTTTCCGCTGTTCCTGCTGGGCGCCATCTTCGGCAAGCTGATGGACGACAGCGGCGCGGTGCAGTCCATCGCCGCGTTCCTCACCGACGTGCTGGGCCCGAAGCGGGCGATCCTGGCGGTGGTGGTCGCGGGCGCGCTCGTCACCTACGGCGGCGTGAGCCTCTTCGTCGCCTTCTTCGTGCTGGCCCCGATGGCGCAGGCGCTGTTCCGCGCGGCCGGCATCCCAGGCCGCCTGATGCCCGCGGCCATCGCGCTCGGCACGTCCACGTTCACGATGTCGGCGCTGCCCGGCACGCCGGCCATCCAGAACGCCATCCCGATGCCGGTGTTCGGCACCACCGGCTTCGCGGCACCGGGCCTCGGCATCGTCGCGTCGGCCATCATGCTGGGCTTCGGCCTGCTGTGGCTGCAGCGGGCCGAGGGCCGCGCACGCCGCGCCGGCGAAGGCTTCGGCCAGCGCGGCGCCGACCACCCGGCCCAGGCCGCCGACGACCCCGTGGTGCGCGAACGCGCCAACACCGCCGGTACCTTCGACCCCGCCGAGATGGCGCACAGCGAGGCGGGCTCCGCGCGCTCGGGCATCGCCGTCGCGGTGCTGCCCATCGCGGTGGTCGTCGTCGTCAACCTGCTGATGTCCATGGTGGTGCTGCCCCGCCTCGACACCTCGTACCTCGCCGAGGTGCGTTTCGGCGGCATCACCGTGGGCTCGCTCGGCGGCGTGTGGTCGGTGATCGTCGCGCTGTGCGCGGCCATCGTGGTGCAGGTGGCGCTGACCTTCCGCAACGTGCCCGCGCTGCGCGCCACCGTGGGCGCGGGGGCGAACGCGTCGGTGCTGCCGGTGCTGTCGGTCGCGAGCCTCGTGGGCTTCGGCGCGGTGGTGGCGGCGATGCCCGCCTTCATCTCGGTGCGCGACGCGGTGCTGGGCATCGGCGGCAACCCGCTCGTGTCACTCGCGGTGTCCACGAACCTGCTGGCCGCCCTCACCGGCTCGGCCTCGGGCGGCCTGACCATCGCACTCGACGCGCTGGGCAGCACCTACCTGCAGATCGCCGACGCCAACGGCATCGACCCCGCCCTGATGCACCGCGTCGCGGTGATCGGCGCCGGCACGCTCGACACGCTGCCGCACAACGGCGCGGTGGTCACCCTGCTCGCGGTGTGCGGCTGCACGCACCGCGAGAGCTACTTCGACATCGTGATGGTCGCGATCGTGGGGGCGCTGCTGGCCCTCGTGGCCGTGATCGGCCTCGGGACGGTGTTCGGGTCGTTCTAG
- a CDS encoding patatin-like phospholipase family protein yields the protein MTARKRPPVPVDVALQGGGSHGAFTWGVLDRLLEAGWIDIEGISGTSAGAMNAAVLADLGESSKMIAEWAFLCQLRDEGRRSADRFLADHGDDVGHRSSFDLDDLLKGV from the coding sequence ATGACCGCTCGCAAACGGCCCCCGGTGCCCGTCGACGTCGCGCTGCAAGGCGGCGGCTCGCACGGTGCGTTCACGTGGGGCGTGCTCGACCGCCTGCTGGAGGCGGGTTGGATCGACATCGAAGGCATCTCCGGCACCTCGGCCGGAGCCATGAACGCCGCCGTGCTGGCCGACCTCGGCGAGTCGTCGAAGATGATCGCCGAGTGGGCCTTCCTGTGCCAGCTGCGCGACGAGGGCCGGCGGTCGGCGGACCGGTTCCTCGCCGACCACGGCGACGACGTGGGCCACCGCTCCTCCTTCGACCTCGACGACCTCCTGAAAGGGGTGTGA
- a CDS encoding SPFH domain-containing protein produces MAIIQRVTVKQNERGVVLRDGDVHRLLPPGHHWLVSWRGALRVDRVDVAGSPDVPPELAAWLARARRHPADGLADVLQVLVPDHAAGLLRVDGTVVRRLAPGPHAFWRLRHEVAVDLVDLRLQSIDVSGQDLLTRDRLPLRVELSATWHVADPVCAVAQLHDPVAHLRRELQFGLRAAVGTRTLDELLEDRSALDDLVAGHVRGRLWAHGVVLDTAGVRGFVPSGLAGVSP; encoded by the coding sequence ATGGCGATCATCCAGCGTGTCACCGTGAAGCAGAACGAGCGCGGCGTGGTGCTGCGCGATGGCGATGTCCACCGGCTGCTGCCGCCCGGGCACCACTGGCTGGTGTCGTGGCGGGGGGCGCTGCGGGTCGATCGGGTCGACGTCGCCGGTTCCCCCGACGTGCCGCCCGAACTGGCCGCGTGGCTCGCCAGGGCCCGTCGGCACCCGGCCGACGGACTCGCGGACGTGCTGCAGGTGCTGGTGCCCGACCACGCAGCCGGCCTGCTGCGCGTGGACGGCACCGTGGTGCGCCGGCTCGCGCCGGGCCCGCACGCCTTCTGGCGGCTCCGCCACGAAGTGGCCGTTGACCTCGTCGACCTGCGCCTCCAGTCGATCGACGTTTCCGGGCAGGACCTGCTGACCCGCGACCGCCTGCCGTTGCGCGTGGAGCTGTCGGCGACGTGGCACGTGGCCGACCCCGTCTGCGCGGTCGCCCAGCTGCACGACCCTGTGGCGCACCTCCGCCGTGAACTTCAGTTCGGCCTGCGCGCGGCCGTGGGCACACGCACGCTCGACGAGTTGCTCGAGGACCGCTCCGCCCTCGACGATCTGGTGGCCGGCCACGTGCGCGGGCGCCTCTGGGCGCACGGCGTGGTACTGGACACCGCGGGGGTCAGGGGCTTCGTGCCGTCCGGGCTCGCGGGGGTCAGCCCGTGA
- a CDS encoding aspartate/glutamate racemase family protein: protein MTSILLINPNTSEATTAMMVDIAAAEMPAGVTVFGSTARCGAPMIVDEADMAEAREEVARCWRRAGVGWDGVIVSAFGDPGLAEIRAMSPVPAVGICEASLMEAAEGGRRFGIATVTPDLVDLIEARIGELGLLAQYTGTRLTPGAPRELASDAGALEQALSREVAHCIDLDGAQAVVIGGGPLGQAARALQPRFHVPVIAPIPAAVRQLRARLGLTG, encoded by the coding sequence ATGACGTCGATCCTGCTCATCAACCCCAACACGTCGGAAGCGACCACCGCGATGATGGTGGACATCGCAGCGGCCGAGATGCCGGCCGGTGTCACCGTCTTCGGCAGCACGGCACGCTGCGGCGCGCCGATGATCGTCGACGAGGCCGACATGGCCGAGGCGCGCGAGGAGGTGGCGCGCTGCTGGCGGCGGGCGGGCGTGGGCTGGGACGGCGTCATCGTCAGCGCCTTCGGCGACCCGGGGCTCGCGGAGATCCGCGCGATGTCTCCCGTGCCGGCGGTGGGCATCTGCGAGGCCTCGCTGATGGAGGCCGCGGAAGGCGGCCGCCGCTTCGGCATCGCGACGGTGACACCGGACCTCGTGGACCTCATCGAGGCACGCATCGGCGAACTGGGCCTGCTCGCGCAGTACACCGGCACCCGGCTCACCCCGGGGGCGCCGCGCGAGCTGGCGTCGGACGCAGGCGCGCTCGAACAGGCGCTTTCGCGGGAGGTCGCCCACTGCATCGACCTCGACGGCGCCCAGGCCGTGGTGATCGGCGGCGGTCCGCTCGGGCAGGCCGCCCGGGCGTTGCAGCCGCGGTTCCACGTGCCGGTGATCGCGCCGATCCCGGCGGCAGTGCGTCAGTTGCGCGCACGCCTGGGGCTCACGGGCTGA
- a CDS encoding porin — protein MKRTALSLSVLLLAGAAHAQSQVTVYGIAAVEVLNVTNVNTGTPAAPQLGTDRRIDNSKVTNSRLGFRGTEDLGGGLSAVFGFESAIAIDTGAQANAKFWNRGSFVGLKDTRFGQLTFGRQWNLEDGIMSRYFIGGGYTVFQFSEFGYISDLVDNAAKYVSPTLGGFTLQALAAPGEGSSGRTVELGATQVFGPFDIGATWRKAKNAAGREDTQTAVGVSWQIGKVRLHAGFADSDPEALGLPKARAWDAGVVWDALPALTVTADYVARDQRGTGDDSDFWRLQGIYALSKRTALFANLVSLHNDGNASQKFYGNGAPGVTQNVTSLGLRHSF, from the coding sequence ATGAAACGCACCGCCCTTTCCCTCTCCGTCCTGCTGCTGGCCGGCGCCGCCCACGCCCAGTCGCAAGTCACCGTCTACGGCATCGCCGCGGTCGAAGTGCTCAACGTCACCAACGTCAACACCGGCACGCCGGCCGCTCCGCAACTCGGCACCGACCGCCGCATCGACAACAGCAAGGTCACCAACTCGCGCCTCGGCTTCCGCGGCACGGAAGACCTCGGCGGCGGGCTCTCGGCCGTGTTCGGCTTCGAGTCGGCCATCGCGATCGACACCGGCGCACAGGCCAACGCGAAGTTCTGGAACCGCGGCAGCTTCGTGGGCCTCAAGGACACGCGCTTCGGCCAGCTGACCTTCGGCCGCCAGTGGAACCTCGAGGACGGCATCATGAGCCGCTACTTCATCGGTGGCGGGTACACGGTGTTCCAGTTCAGCGAGTTCGGCTACATCAGCGACCTGGTGGACAACGCGGCGAAGTACGTCTCGCCCACGCTCGGCGGTTTCACGTTGCAGGCCCTGGCCGCGCCCGGCGAGGGTTCGTCGGGACGCACCGTGGAACTCGGCGCCACGCAGGTGTTCGGCCCGTTCGACATCGGCGCCACCTGGCGCAAGGCGAAGAACGCCGCCGGCCGCGAGGACACGCAGACGGCCGTGGGTGTCAGCTGGCAGATCGGCAAGGTGCGCCTGCACGCCGGTTTCGCCGACAGCGACCCGGAGGCCCTCGGCCTGCCCAAGGCCCGCGCGTGGGACGCCGGCGTGGTCTGGGACGCACTGCCCGCGCTCACCGTCACCGCCGACTACGTCGCGCGCGACCAGCGCGGCACGGGCGACGATTCCGACTTCTGGCGCCTGCAGGGCATCTACGCGCTGTCCAAGCGCACCGCCCTCTTCGCCAACCTCGTGTCGCTGCACAACGACGGCAACGCGAGCCAGAAGTTCTACGGCAACGGCGCGCCCGGGGTGACCCAGAACGTCACGTCGCTCGGCCTGCGGCATTCGTTCTGA
- a CDS encoding transporter substrate-binding domain-containing protein, which produces MTPTFRRLAFGLAFCATFAATGLAQAQNALDTIQRAKTVRIAIPTDYPPYGFVGKDLKPQGLDIDMANHVAAKLGAKLELVPVNSSNRIPYLQTRKADIVISTLGKTPEREQVVDFTHAYSPFFQAVFAPKSLAIKSWADLSGKTVSVTRGAMADTELAKMIPAGTEVRRFEDHVGTVSAFVSGQVQVIATSAAEAGTIMAQNPQLNVEFKLLLKESPNFIGVNKGETALRDRLNQIILEARKSGEIDKLSVKWLGRPAGDLPL; this is translated from the coding sequence ATGACCCCGACCTTCCGCCGCCTCGCCTTCGGCCTGGCCTTCTGCGCGACCTTCGCCGCCACCGGCCTGGCCCAGGCCCAGAACGCGCTCGACACCATCCAGCGCGCGAAGACCGTGCGCATCGCGATCCCCACCGACTACCCACCCTACGGCTTCGTCGGCAAGGACCTGAAGCCGCAGGGCCTCGACATCGACATGGCCAACCACGTCGCCGCGAAACTCGGCGCGAAGCTGGAACTGGTGCCGGTCAACAGCTCGAACCGCATCCCGTACCTGCAGACGCGCAAGGCCGACATCGTGATCTCCACGCTCGGCAAGACGCCCGAACGCGAGCAGGTGGTGGACTTCACGCATGCGTACTCGCCGTTCTTCCAGGCCGTGTTCGCGCCGAAGTCGCTGGCCATCAAGTCGTGGGCCGACCTGTCGGGCAAGACCGTGTCGGTCACGCGCGGGGCCATGGCCGACACCGAACTCGCGAAGATGATCCCCGCCGGCACGGAGGTGCGCCGGTTCGAGGACCACGTGGGCACCGTCTCCGCGTTCGTCAGCGGCCAGGTGCAGGTGATCGCGACCAGCGCCGCCGAGGCCGGGACCATCATGGCGCAGAACCCGCAGCTGAACGTGGAGTTCAAGCTGCTGCTCAAGGAGAGCCCCAACTTCATCGGCGTGAACAAGGGCGAGACGGCGCTGCGCGACCGCCTGAACCAGATCATCCTCGAGGCCCGCAAGAGCGGCGAGATCGACAAGCTGTCCGTCAAGTGGTTGGGCCGTCCGGCCGGCGACCTGCCCCTGTGA
- a CDS encoding MurR/RpiR family transcriptional regulator, producing the protein MRPPESFVRRVRSQLDGLPSTERRLADFVLEFPGELASYAASELASLAGVSNATVSRFVRRLGYVNYDDARRHVREERESGSPLFQAASSARQGGSVVATHLQQSQQNLQQTFDRLPPAQVQAIVKALVNAPQVLIFGSRSSHAFAVYLRWQIIQVLPRVVAIPGPGETLGEHLAGLSARDCVIVFGMRRQTRQMAAVIDGTTRAGAQLLFISDTLSPDCPTATWSVECQCAGPGPLDNHVAVMALCDLLASLVIEAAGPAARKRLAAIELAHEELDEL; encoded by the coding sequence ATGCGACCACCCGAATCCTTCGTCCGCCGCGTGCGCAGCCAGCTCGACGGGCTGCCGTCCACCGAACGCCGGCTCGCCGACTTCGTGCTCGAGTTCCCCGGTGAACTGGCCAGCTACGCGGCGAGCGAACTCGCGTCGCTTGCCGGGGTGTCGAACGCCACCGTGAGCCGCTTCGTGCGCCGCCTGGGCTACGTGAACTACGACGATGCGCGCCGCCACGTGCGCGAGGAGCGGGAGTCGGGCTCGCCGCTGTTCCAGGCGGCCTCGTCGGCGCGGCAAGGCGGCAGCGTGGTGGCCACCCACCTGCAGCAGTCGCAGCAGAACCTGCAGCAGACCTTCGACCGGCTGCCGCCCGCCCAGGTGCAGGCCATCGTCAAGGCGCTGGTCAACGCGCCCCAGGTGCTGATCTTCGGCAGCCGCAGCAGCCACGCGTTCGCCGTGTACCTGCGCTGGCAGATCATCCAGGTGCTGCCACGCGTGGTCGCCATCCCCGGGCCCGGCGAAACGCTGGGCGAACACCTGGCCGGCCTGTCCGCGCGCGACTGCGTCATCGTCTTCGGGATGCGTCGCCAGACCCGCCAGATGGCCGCCGTGATCGACGGCACCACCCGGGCCGGCGCCCAGCTGCTGTTCATCAGCGACACCCTGTCGCCCGACTGCCCCACCGCCACCTGGTCCGTCGAATGCCAGTGCGCCGGGCCCGGGCCGCTCGACAACCACGTCGCCGTGATGGCGCTGTGCGACCTGCTCGCCTCGCTGGTGATCGAGGCCGCCGGGCCCGCGGCCCGCAAGCGCCTGGCCGCGATCGAACTCGCCCACGAGGAGCTGGACGAGCTGTGA
- a CDS encoding nucleotide pyrophosphohydrolase, with protein MDLQTLQTELRQFAIDRRWPPFHTPKNLAMALMVEAAELAEVFQWMTPEESVVASLDPATKERIGDEVADVLLYLVQLADHTGIDIEEAVARKRDKNTRKYPKPG; from the coding sequence ATGGACCTCCAGACCCTCCAGACCGAACTCCGGCAATTCGCCATCGACCGACGCTGGCCGCCGTTCCACACCCCGAAGAACCTCGCGATGGCGCTGATGGTGGAGGCCGCCGAACTCGCCGAGGTGTTCCAGTGGATGACCCCCGAGGAGTCGGTGGTGGCCTCGCTCGACCCCGCGACGAAGGAGCGCATCGGCGACGAGGTGGCCGACGTGCTGCTGTACCTGGTGCAGCTGGCCGATCACACCGGCATCGACATCGAGGAGGCCGTCGCTCGCAAGCGTGACAAAAACACGCGGAAGTACCCCAAACCCGGATGA
- a CDS encoding methyl-accepting chemotaxis protein, which translates to MFKNVSIRKRLGLVLGAILLLSLVTSVFSVLKLRELGTHIDGIVKDQLLVERAASEWLMHTTSGVQRAAAIAKSSDTALVDYFAPHTAAAVSRTTELQKTIEDHMDSPEEKALFDKVSELRKGYLAARQTVADLKKSGDAEGAGRAFNEKFEPASKEYVAGVKEMVAAQQEQLDAAAARIDALRAQTTTLLIASSLVSLVVGVVLALSLSRSILVPLRDAEAVARAIADMDLSGSSKGAHADDETGRLLKALDAMRVALRQSLQQVRGVVDGISTASTQIATGNQDLSTRTEQTASNLQQAASSMEQLTVTVRQTADSARTANQLAASAADVASRGGQVVSQVVTTMEEINASSRKISDIIGTIDGIAFQTNILALNAAVEAARAGEQGRGFAVVASEVRTLAQRSAQAAKEIKGLISASVESVESGSKLVNEAGATMGEIVASVQRVTDIIGEISSATNEQSIGLGAVNGAVTDLDQMTQQNAALVEESTAAAESLKDQAVKLSGAVGTFRLGA; encoded by the coding sequence ATGTTCAAGAACGTCTCCATCCGCAAGCGACTGGGCCTCGTGCTCGGCGCCATCCTGCTGCTGTCGCTCGTGACCAGCGTGTTCTCGGTGCTGAAGCTGCGCGAGCTGGGCACCCACATCGACGGCATCGTGAAGGACCAGCTGCTGGTCGAACGCGCCGCCTCCGAATGGCTGATGCACACCACCTCCGGCGTGCAGCGTGCTGCCGCGATCGCCAAGAGCAGCGACACCGCGCTGGTCGACTACTTCGCACCGCACACCGCCGCGGCCGTGAGCCGCACGACCGAGCTGCAGAAGACCATCGAGGACCACATGGACTCGCCGGAGGAGAAGGCGCTGTTCGACAAGGTGAGCGAACTGCGCAAGGGCTACCTCGCCGCGCGCCAGACCGTCGCCGACCTGAAGAAGTCGGGCGACGCCGAAGGCGCGGGCCGTGCCTTCAACGAGAAGTTCGAGCCGGCCTCGAAGGAATACGTCGCGGGCGTGAAGGAAATGGTGGCGGCGCAGCAGGAGCAGCTGGACGCCGCCGCCGCCCGCATCGACGCCCTGCGCGCGCAGACCACGACGCTGCTGATCGCCAGCAGCCTGGTGTCGCTCGTGGTGGGCGTGGTGCTCGCGCTGTCGCTCTCGCGCAGCATCCTCGTGCCGCTGCGTGACGCCGAAGCCGTGGCCCGTGCCATCGCCGACATGGACCTGAGCGGTTCGTCGAAGGGCGCGCACGCCGACGACGAGACCGGCCGCCTGCTGAAGGCCCTCGACGCGATGCGTGTCGCGCTGCGCCAGTCGCTGCAGCAGGTGCGTGGTGTGGTGGACGGCATCTCCACCGCCAGCACCCAGATCGCCACCGGCAACCAGGACCTGAGCACCCGCACCGAACAGACCGCCAGCAACCTGCAGCAGGCCGCCAGCAGCATGGAGCAGCTGACGGTGACCGTGCGCCAGACGGCCGACTCGGCCCGCACGGCCAACCAGCTCGCGGCGTCCGCCGCCGACGTCGCCTCGCGCGGCGGCCAGGTGGTCTCGCAGGTGGTCACGACGATGGAAGAGATCAACGCCAGCTCGCGCAAGATCTCCGACATCATCGGCACGATCGACGGCATCGCCTTCCAGACCAACATCCTCGCGCTGAACGCCGCGGTGGAAGCCGCCCGCGCCGGCGAACAGGGCCGCGGCTTCGCGGTCGTGGCCTCCGAGGTGCGCACGCTGGCCCAGCGCTCGGCGCAGGCGGCCAAGGAAATCAAGGGCCTGATCTCGGCGTCGGTGGAAAGTGTCGAATCGGGCTCGAAGCTCGTGAACGAGGCGGGCGCCACGATGGGCGAGATCGTCGCGAGCGTGCAGCGCGTGACGGACATCATCGGCGAGATCAGCTCGGCCACCAACGAGCAGAGCATCGGCCTCGGCGCGGTCAACGGCGCCGTCACCGACCTCGACCAGATGACCCAGCAGAACGCCGCGCTCGTCGAGGAATCGACCGCCGCCGCCGAAAGCCTGAAGGACCAGGCCGTGAAGCTGTCGGGGGCCGTGGGCACCTTCCGTCTGGGCGCCTGA
- a CDS encoding GyrI-like domain-containing protein, translated as MSTTAATTITTPRLETRPARPCVVIRNRVTMAQLPTDLPPLHGELARWLGARGLAPSGPPFFRYAVIDMDDLMTIDVGFPVAKAVEGDGRVLADTIAAGSYLVAIYHGHPQGLMRATGEFLDWAGAHGIVWDKQPEGRGEAWRSRIEWYLDDNRPDMNTWDTELAFLTR; from the coding sequence ATGAGCACGACCGCAGCGACGACGATCACCACCCCGCGCCTGGAAACCCGTCCGGCGCGGCCGTGCGTGGTGATCCGCAACCGCGTCACGATGGCGCAACTGCCGACCGACCTCCCGCCTCTGCACGGAGAGCTGGCGCGTTGGCTCGGGGCGCGCGGGCTGGCACCGTCGGGCCCGCCGTTCTTCCGCTACGCGGTGATCGACATGGACGACCTGATGACGATCGACGTCGGCTTCCCGGTGGCGAAGGCCGTCGAGGGCGACGGCCGGGTGCTCGCGGACACGATCGCGGCCGGTTCCTACCTCGTGGCCATCTACCACGGCCACCCGCAGGGCCTGATGCGCGCCACCGGAGAGTTCCTCGACTGGGCCGGCGCCCACGGCATCGTGTGGGACAAGCAGCCCGAGGGCCGCGGCGAGGCCTGGCGTTCGCGCATCGAGTGGTACCTCGACGACAACCGCCCCGACATGAACACGTGGGACACCGAACTCGCGTTCCTGACGCGCTGA